One stretch of Synergistaceae bacterium DNA includes these proteins:
- a CDS encoding type II toxin-antitoxin system HicB family antitoxin codes for MKNDYPSRLFPFINQDGSVDWICEYPDLPGCTGIGSTPQEALSDGEEAKIAWLEVYFEDHQKYPGTTDIYSKDYNGKILLRVSRTMHRDLVLCAESEGISLNSLCSQFLSAELGKKQG; via the coding sequence CAGGCTATTCCCGTTCATAAATCAGGACGGAAGTGTGGACTGGATTTGTGAATATCCTGATTTGCCGGGGTGCACTGGTATTGGTTCAACACCGCAAGAAGCTTTGAGTGATGGAGAAGAGGCAAAGATTGCTTGGCTTGAAGTTTATTTTGAAGATCATCAGAAATATCCTGGCACTACTGATATATATAGTAAAGACTACAATGGGAAAATTCTGCTTAGGGTATCCAGGACTATGCATCGTGACCTCGTACTTTGCGCCGAGAGTGAGGGAATATCCCTAAACTCGTTGTGTTCTCAGTTTCTTTCTGCAGAGCTTGGCAAAAAGCAAGGATAA
- a CDS encoding helix-turn-helix domain-containing protein: MHESSEKSYVEIANELGMKNPSHIAIWKMQYRQNGIEGLSKKRGGPSMVT; this comes from the coding sequence ATGCATGAAAGCAGCGAGAAGTCCTACGTAGAGATAGCCAATGAGTTAGGAATGAAAAACCCAAGTCACATAGCTATCTGGAAGATGCAGTACCGCCAGAATGGTATTGAGGGACTCTCGAAGAAGCGAGGTGGTCCCAGTATGGTAACTTAG